From the genome of Nostoc sp. C052, one region includes:
- a CDS encoding efflux RND transporter permease subunit gives MTTIAALCGFLPLLLSSGAGAASRTSLGTAVFGGLLVSVIMSLLLVPVLYVVVKNLTHFASKGRPPKPPQSPEPTPSRELPSFNGNFIIQNFAQFIVKVTIIEGISALQL, from the coding sequence ATGACCACAATTGCTGCCCTGTGTGGGTTCCTTCCCCTACTACTGTCATCTGGGGCTGGTGCAGCCAGCCGGACATCGCTCGGTACGGCAGTGTTTGGCGGCTTATTGGTCTCCGTCATCATGAGTCTGCTGCTGGTGCCTGTGCTTTATGTGGTGGTCAAAAATCTCACACACTTTGCCTCTAAAGGTAGACCTCCCAAGCCACCCCAATCGCCTGAACCTACTCCCTCTAGGGAATTACCCTCTTTTAATGGAAATTTTATAATTCAGAATTTTGCTCAATTTATCGTCAAAGTCACAATTATTGAGGGGATATCTGCCTTACAACTTTGA